In Chthoniobacterales bacterium, one genomic interval encodes:
- a CDS encoding aldehyde dehydrogenase family protein has protein sequence MTTKSKKLASRATAPAAPETRAAVVPVRDRHLRFNGRWNYSPAPEVHNDIAIKPRYELFIGGKFVKPSSGKYFPSVNPATEKQHAEIAQGTAADVDKAVKAARRAYEKTWGKMPGRERGKYLFRIARLLQEKIRDLAVIESLDGGKTIRESRNIDLPLVAAHFFYHAGWADKLDYAFPGRKPQPLGVAGQIIPWNFPLLMAAWKLAPALACGNTCVLKPAETTSVTAMHLAEILAEADLPEGVVNIVTGFGDAGAAIVNHPDIDKLAFTGSTEVGKIIAKSVAGTRKKLTLELGGKAANIICEDAPIDQAIEGIIQGIYFNQGHVCCAGSRLFVQEGIVEPVIRRLRNRLASLRVGDPLDKNTDIGAINSREQLGKIRELVESGKKEGAELYQPPCKLPSKGFFYAPSFFTGVTDSHRIAQEEIFGPVLSVMTFRTPEEALERANNTPYGLSAGVWTDKGSKVFKLATKLRAGVVWAETYNKFDPASPFGGYKESGFGREGGKQGLLSYLDIG, from the coding sequence ACCGGCCGCGCCGGAGACCCGCGCTGCCGTTGTGCCGGTGCGCGACCGTCATCTGCGCTTCAACGGGCGATGGAATTATTCGCCGGCTCCCGAAGTCCACAACGATATCGCGATCAAGCCGCGCTACGAACTTTTCATCGGCGGAAAATTCGTGAAGCCCTCGTCGGGCAAGTATTTCCCGTCGGTCAATCCCGCCACCGAAAAGCAGCACGCCGAAATCGCGCAGGGCACCGCAGCCGACGTGGACAAGGCGGTCAAGGCTGCCCGCCGCGCCTACGAAAAAACGTGGGGCAAGATGCCCGGACGCGAACGCGGCAAATATCTTTTCCGCATCGCGCGCCTCTTGCAGGAAAAAATCCGCGACCTCGCCGTGATCGAGTCGCTCGATGGCGGCAAAACGATCCGTGAAAGCCGTAACATCGATCTGCCGCTGGTCGCCGCGCACTTCTTCTACCACGCGGGGTGGGCGGATAAGCTCGATTACGCTTTTCCCGGACGCAAACCGCAACCGCTCGGCGTGGCCGGCCAGATCATCCCGTGGAATTTCCCGCTGCTCATGGCCGCGTGGAAACTCGCGCCCGCGCTCGCTTGCGGCAACACCTGCGTGCTCAAGCCGGCCGAGACGACCTCGGTCACGGCCATGCACCTCGCCGAAATCCTCGCGGAGGCTGATCTGCCCGAAGGTGTGGTCAATATCGTCACAGGCTTTGGCGACGCCGGTGCGGCCATCGTCAATCACCCGGACATCGACAAGCTGGCTTTCACCGGTTCGACCGAAGTCGGCAAGATCATCGCCAAGTCGGTCGCTGGCACGCGCAAGAAGCTGACCCTCGAACTCGGCGGCAAGGCGGCCAACATCATTTGCGAGGATGCTCCGATCGACCAAGCGATCGAAGGAATCATCCAGGGTATCTATTTCAACCAAGGCCACGTCTGCTGCGCCGGTTCGCGTCTCTTTGTGCAGGAGGGCATCGTCGAACCGGTTATCCGTCGCTTGCGCAACCGTCTCGCTTCGCTGCGGGTGGGGGATCCGCTCGACAAGAACACCGACATCGGCGCGATCAACAGCCGCGAGCAACTCGGCAAGATCCGTGAATTGGTCGAGAGCGGCAAAAAAGAAGGGGCCGAACTTTACCAACCGCCCTGCAAGCTTCCGTCGAAAGGATTTTTCTACGCGCCGAGTTTCTTCACCGGCGTGACCGACTCGCACCGCATCGCGCAGGAAGAAATTTTCGGTCCCGTGCTCAGCGTGATGACCTTCCGCACTCCGGAAGAGGCTCTCGAGCGCGCCAACAACACGCCTTACGGATTGAGTGCCGGCGTGTGGACGGACAAAGGTAGCAAAGTTTTCAAACTCGCCACGAAACTTCGCGCCGGCGTCGTCTGGGCCGAGACCTACAACAAGTTTGATCCGGCCAGTCCGTTCGGCGGCTACAAAGAAAGTGGCTTCGGCCGCGAAGGTGGCAAGCAGGGGTTGTTGTCTTATTTGGACATCGGCTGA